One part of the Georgfuchsia toluolica genome encodes these proteins:
- the purB gene encoding adenylosuccinate lyase, producing the protein MSSNLTALSPLDGRYAAKIEPLRSHFSEFGLIRNRVRVEIEWLKALAAENGLKEIAPFSSATIAELDRMVSAFAEADAEAVKRIEARTNHDVKAVEYWLVERFAGNAEIIRAARFIHFACTSEDINNLSHALMLRDARALNLLPLIGSLIEKFRRLAHEHAALPMLSRTHGQTATPTTLGKEMANITARLLRARDRIAAVSLTAKFNGAVGNYNAHLAAYPNFDWESFNRRFVESFGIEFNPHTIQIEPHDAMAELFDAIARTNTILIDANRDLWQYISLGYFKQQPKAGEIGSSTMPHKINPIDFENAEGNLGLANALLRHLSEKLPISRLQRDLTDSTVLRNMGVAFGYSILAYDSCLRGLGKLEADPKRLAEDLDAAWEVLAEPVQTVMRRYGIENPYEQLKELTRGKGIERDALHAFIRGLAIPEAEKTRLLAMTPSSYIGKAVELAGRI; encoded by the coding sequence ATGTCCTCCAACCTTACCGCCCTGTCGCCGCTGGACGGCCGTTATGCCGCCAAAATCGAGCCGCTGCGCAGTCATTTTTCCGAATTCGGCCTGATCCGCAACCGTGTTCGAGTCGAGATCGAATGGCTCAAGGCACTGGCCGCGGAAAATGGACTGAAGGAGATCGCGCCGTTCTCGTCGGCAACGATTGCCGAACTGGATCGGATGGTATCCGCTTTTGCCGAGGCCGATGCGGAAGCGGTGAAGCGCATCGAGGCGCGCACCAATCACGATGTCAAGGCAGTCGAATACTGGCTGGTCGAGCGCTTTGCCGGTAATGCGGAAATCATTCGCGCGGCCAGATTCATCCACTTCGCCTGCACCTCGGAGGACATCAACAACCTTTCGCATGCCCTGATGTTGCGCGATGCACGCGCGCTGAACCTGCTGCCGCTCATCGGCAGCCTGATCGAAAAATTCCGCCGCCTCGCGCATGAGCATGCGGCGCTGCCGATGCTTTCCCGCACGCATGGCCAGACCGCGACGCCGACCACGCTGGGCAAGGAAATGGCGAACATCACGGCGCGCCTCCTGCGTGCGCGCGATCGCATTGCCGCCGTATCGCTCACGGCGAAGTTTAACGGCGCGGTCGGCAATTACAACGCGCATCTGGCCGCCTATCCTAATTTTGACTGGGAAAGCTTCAACCGCCGCTTCGTCGAATCGTTCGGCATCGAGTTTAATCCCCATACCATCCAGATCGAGCCACATGATGCGATGGCGGAACTGTTCGATGCCATCGCGCGCACCAACACCATCCTCATCGATGCCAACCGCGATCTCTGGCAATACATATCGCTGGGCTACTTCAAACAGCAGCCCAAGGCGGGTGAGATCGGCTCATCGACCATGCCGCACAAGATCAACCCGATCGATTTCGAGAATGCCGAAGGCAACCTCGGCCTCGCCAATGCGCTGCTGCGCCATCTGTCCGAGAAGCTGCCGATTTCGCGCCTTCAGCGCGACCTGACCGATTCGACGGTGCTGCGCAATATGGGCGTCGCCTTCGGTTACAGCATACTGGCCTACGATTCCTGTTTGCGTGGCCTCGGCAAACTCGAAGCCGATCCGAAACGACTGGCCGAGGATCTCGACGCGGCGTGGGAAGTGCTGGCCGAACCGGTGCAGACCGTGATGCGCCGCTACGGCATCGAGAATCCCTACGAGCAGTTGAAGGAGCTCACGCGCGGCAAGGGCATCGAACGCGATG